A stretch of the Desulfobacter sp. genome encodes the following:
- a CDS encoding IS4 family transposase, whose translation MTHISVPKKQLRSLNFDNFRCPLIKSLSKAPELQSRGDRPLKMTFEDQINALVYFHLQEHKSARHLIQDLKENVFAKENIAPDGGISRSSFCEAINHRGLEQLQFIFEDLYKQALECHPGEHAELGELVSIDGSLINAVLSMHWANYRKGSKKAKVHCGFDINHGIPNKIFLTEGNGAERTFVPKILSKGQTGVMDRGYQSHKEFDLLQEQGKHFVCRIKTRTTRTIIDNHETPSDSYIFYDALVKLGTPNQNQTKRPVRVVGYKIAGVKYYVATDRHDLTAEQIATIYKLRWTIEDFFKWWKEHLKVYHLIARSEYGLMVQILGGLITYLLLAIHCQKQFNEKVTIKRVRQLRTAILNDLFGCEEQGSHSSNRDNIVKDQKIIEQAKT comes from the coding sequence ATGACGCACATCTCAGTCCCTAAAAAACAACTACGGTCCCTGAACTTTGACAATTTCAGGTGCCCTCTGATAAAGTCACTTTCAAAAGCACCGGAATTACAATCTCGAGGAGACCGCCCTTTAAAAATGACATTCGAAGACCAGATAAATGCTTTGGTTTATTTCCATCTTCAGGAGCACAAGTCTGCCCGACATTTAATTCAGGATCTCAAGGAGAATGTTTTTGCTAAAGAAAATATTGCGCCAGACGGTGGTATCAGCCGTAGTAGTTTCTGTGAAGCCATCAATCACAGGGGACTCGAACAACTGCAATTTATCTTTGAGGATCTTTATAAACAGGCTCTTGAGTGTCATCCGGGTGAACACGCCGAGTTAGGAGAGTTGGTTTCCATTGACGGTAGTCTCATAAATGCAGTCCTTTCAATGCACTGGGCGAACTACAGAAAAGGAAGTAAAAAAGCCAAAGTACATTGCGGATTTGACATTAATCACGGAATCCCAAACAAAATCTTTTTGACTGAAGGCAACGGCGCTGAACGCACCTTTGTTCCCAAAATACTTTCCAAGGGGCAAACAGGTGTTATGGATCGTGGATATCAATCCCATAAAGAATTTGACCTGCTTCAGGAGCAAGGCAAACATTTTGTCTGCCGTATAAAAACCAGGACAACAAGAACAATTATTGATAACCACGAGACCCCTTCCGACAGCTACATTTTTTATGATGCACTGGTTAAACTTGGTACTCCGAATCAAAACCAGACGAAAAGGCCTGTTCGGGTTGTTGGCTATAAAATTGCTGGCGTCAAATACTATGTGGCAACTGACAGGCATGATTTAACAGCGGAACAAATAGCAACAATTTATAAACTCCGGTGGACCATTGAGGATTTTTTCAAATGGTGGAAAGAACATCTGAAGGTATATCATCTCATTGCCCGCAGTGAATACGGCCTTATGGTTCAGATTCTTGGCGGCCTTATCACTTACCTGTTACTGGCAATCCATTGCCAAAAACAGTTTAATGAAAAGGTCACGATCAAAAGAGTTCGGCAGCTGCGAACCGCCATTCTAAATGACCTGTTTGGCTGCGAGGAGCAGGGCTCTCATAGTTCAAACAGGGACAATATTGTCAAAGATCAAAAAATTATTGAGCAAGCAAAAACCTAA
- a CDS encoding TRAP transporter substrate-binding protein has translation MQNNLLNRKKEIFIAENKRREFIKKVGLGAASVGVAGVAGVLGGQTKTKSSLPPKAASLNVCKPKSIQWEMVTTWPAHFPILGQGADRFARWVDEMSCGRLKIKVYGSGELVAPMEVFDTVSQGNAQMGHGAAYFWTQTSLAAQFFASVPFGFNAQQMNAWLYSGGGMALWNEIYAPFNLKPFIAGNTGVQMGGWFNKKINSMADFKGLKMRIPGLGAKVLERAGGKPMIAAGDHIYASLTKGTMDAAEWLGPFHDLKMGFHKTAKYYYYPGWHEAGTGIETMVNQDAWNLLPQDLKAIVEAAAYKSNIWMLSEFESKNTRALHELVTRHQVQLKKFPDPVLKNLEKISLEVLEQMASSDPLTRKVYDSFLNFRDQMTVWNKTGQNICQGNHYI, from the coding sequence ATGCAAAATAACCTGCTGAACCGGAAAAAGGAGATTTTCATAGCAGAAAACAAACGGCGCGAATTCATCAAAAAGGTAGGCCTTGGGGCAGCTTCAGTCGGCGTTGCAGGTGTTGCAGGGGTTTTAGGCGGCCAAACAAAAACCAAATCTTCCTTGCCACCAAAGGCGGCAAGTTTAAATGTCTGCAAACCAAAATCCATTCAATGGGAAATGGTCACAACCTGGCCGGCTCACTTTCCCATCCTCGGACAGGGTGCAGACCGGTTTGCCAGATGGGTGGACGAGATGAGCTGCGGCCGGCTCAAAATCAAGGTCTATGGAAGCGGTGAACTTGTTGCCCCCATGGAGGTATTTGACACGGTCAGCCAGGGCAATGCCCAGATGGGACATGGGGCCGCCTATTTCTGGACCCAGACCTCTTTGGCAGCCCAATTTTTTGCCAGTGTCCCCTTTGGGTTCAATGCCCAGCAAATGAATGCCTGGCTCTATTCCGGAGGCGGAATGGCGCTCTGGAATGAAATTTATGCCCCATTTAATCTCAAGCCTTTTATTGCTGGAAATACCGGGGTTCAAATGGGCGGCTGGTTTAACAAAAAAATCAATTCCATGGCCGATTTCAAGGGATTAAAAATGAGAATCCCGGGCCTGGGAGCCAAAGTGCTTGAGCGAGCCGGCGGAAAACCAATGATAGCAGCCGGGGACCACATATATGCCAGCCTGACCAAAGGGACGATGGATGCCGCAGAATGGCTCGGACCTTTCCATGATTTAAAAATGGGGTTTCACAAAACAGCCAAGTATTATTACTACCCGGGCTGGCACGAGGCCGGCACCGGTATAGAAACCATGGTAAACCAGGATGCCTGGAACCTGCTGCCACAGGATTTAAAAGCCATTGTTGAGGCAGCGGCATACAAATCCAATATCTGGATGCTCTCTGAATTTGAATCCAAAAATACCCGGGCACTTCATGAGCTTGTCACCCGTCATCAGGTTCAACTCAAAAAATTCCCGGACCCGGTGCTCAAAAATCTGGAAAAAATATCTTTGGAGGTATTAGAACAGATGGCCTCGTCTGATCCTTTGACCAGAAAAGTTTATGACTCCTTTTTAAATTTCAGAGACCAGATGACGGTCTGGAACAAAACAGGGCAGAACATCTGCCAGGGCAATCATTATATTTGA
- a CDS encoding menaquinone biosynthesis protein — translation MGKITYINASPVYYGLDNGMQPPWMTLVPDVPAALNHKIKTGQIDISPISAAFYAMNHKDLLILPNLSISCHGKVLSVICASNYPLDELTEKSIMFSNESASGASFLKMIFAQRNIVPRFKIGNVGDITKVPDDIDAVMVIGDAALTQPWDQRFKYRLDLGSIWHEMTGLPFVFALWVVRKTFAQQHPERVRAAHDLLLASKTKGYENLETIIGAGQKKLALPYDLIKTYYDLLICDLDSLKIKAMGLFFDSLFDQDILRQKSEIRFFDPIR, via the coding sequence ATGGGTAAAATTACCTATATCAACGCCTCCCCTGTTTACTACGGCCTTGACAATGGCATGCAGCCCCCATGGATGACCCTTGTGCCGGATGTGCCTGCGGCTTTGAACCATAAGATCAAAACCGGACAAATTGACATAAGCCCAATATCTGCGGCCTTTTACGCCATGAACCACAAGGATCTTCTGATCCTTCCCAACCTTTCAATCTCCTGCCACGGTAAGGTTTTAAGCGTAATCTGCGCCAGCAATTATCCTTTGGATGAATTGACCGAAAAATCTATCATGTTTTCCAATGAATCCGCATCCGGGGCATCATTTCTAAAAATGATATTTGCCCAGCGCAACATTGTTCCCCGGTTCAAGATAGGCAATGTCGGGGATATCACCAAGGTGCCCGATGACATTGATGCGGTCATGGTAATCGGGGATGCCGCCCTGACCCAGCCATGGGATCAGCGGTTCAAATACAGGCTTGATCTGGGCAGTATCTGGCATGAAATGACAGGCCTGCCATTTGTATTTGCCCTTTGGGTAGTGAGAAAAACCTTTGCCCAACAGCATCCTGAACGGGTCAGGGCAGCCCATGATCTGCTTTTGGCATCCAAAACAAAAGGATATGAAAACCTGGAAACAATTATTGGGGCCGGACAAAAAAAACTGGCACTGCCCTATGATTTGATAAAGACCTATTATGATCTGCTCATCTGTGACCTGGATTCTTTAAAAATAAAAGCCATGGGCCTGTTTTTCGATTCTCTTTTTGACCAGGACATTTTAAGGCAGAAATCTGAAATCCGTTTTTTCGATCCTATCAGATAA
- a CDS encoding amidohydrolase family protein yields MIENNRIKSVLATKPKGKIKELGNGVIIPALVNAHVHLELSALETDLAFDQGFTAWVRQLLNKRDNLGENRLRQAANRAAKGLKALGTGIIGEISTLGITRDLVQKNGLSGIWFQECLGGAIPKDILPKAQDLIKNNLFFSMAGHAPHTCSPDLLGRLKTQTAAQGLVFSIHLAESCEESEFLDKGKGLWADFLLSRKIDIRNWPVGNTTPVGYLHKLGILDSATLGVHLLHLNAKDIDILADTGTQICLSPRSNENLHQRLPDIEKMLKKGLDPALGTDSLASCASLSLFDEMAFVRTHYPNIKPETIFNMATINGAKALGLDHKFGCLAPGKASCFVYLDMDVPNKNQLLERLTWNEI; encoded by the coding sequence GTGATCGAAAACAACCGCATCAAGTCTGTTTTGGCAACAAAACCCAAAGGAAAAATAAAAGAGCTTGGCAATGGGGTGATTATTCCGGCACTGGTCAATGCCCATGTGCACTTGGAATTATCCGCACTTGAAACTGACCTGGCATTTGACCAGGGGTTTACTGCCTGGGTCCGGCAATTGCTGAACAAACGGGATAATTTGGGCGAAAACAGATTAAGACAAGCCGCCAATAGGGCAGCCAAAGGTCTCAAAGCGCTTGGCACTGGAATTATCGGGGAAATATCCACCCTGGGCATTACCCGGGATTTGGTTCAAAAAAACGGCTTGTCCGGTATCTGGTTTCAAGAATGCTTGGGCGGGGCCATACCCAAAGATATCCTTCCCAAGGCCCAGGATCTTATCAAAAACAATCTTTTTTTTTCCATGGCAGGTCATGCCCCCCATACATGTTCACCTGATCTGCTGGGCCGATTAAAAACCCAAACCGCGGCCCAGGGCCTTGTCTTTTCCATCCACTTGGCTGAATCCTGCGAGGAATCCGAATTTCTGGATAAAGGAAAAGGATTGTGGGCGGATTTTTTATTATCCCGGAAAATTGACATCCGGAACTGGCCTGTGGGCAATACCACTCCGGTGGGCTATTTACATAAACTTGGAATTCTGGATTCAGCAACCCTTGGAGTGCATCTGCTTCATTTAAATGCCAAAGATATTGACATCCTGGCAGATACGGGCACCCAAATTTGTCTTAGCCCCAGAAGCAATGAAAATCTTCATCAACGGCTCCCGGATATAGAAAAAATGCTGAAAAAAGGTCTTGACCCTGCCCTTGGAACAGACAGCCTTGCGTCCTGCGCATCCTTGAGCCTATTTGACGAAATGGCATTTGTCAGGACCCACTACCCAAATATCAAACCTGAAACCATTTTCAATATGGCAACCATCAACGGGGCAAAAGCCCTTGGCCTTGACCATAAATTTGGCTGCCTTGCCCCGGGAAAAGCGTCCTGTTTTGTATACCTGGACATGGATGTTCCCAACAAAAATCAACTTTTAGAAAGACTGACCTGGAATGAAATCTAA
- the mqnC gene encoding dehypoxanthine futalosine cyclase, with the protein MRLEPIIDKINAGQRIDAREALDLFHGADLLTMGRLANQKRFDHHPEHQVTFVVDRNINYTNICVSGCRFCAFYAVPGSDNGYILSQKEIGDKIQETLDLGGTQILLQGGMHPDLEIDFYVDMLEFIKKNYPIHVHGFSPPEINFIARKSKLTIEQTVEILKKAGLDSIPGGGAEILCDEIRQKASPNKCGAKAWLEVMRKAHKAGMRSSATMMFGHLEQDIHIIEHLAKIRALQDETKGFTAFIPWTFQPQNTRINVPKTTSAEYLKVLALSRIFLDNIDNVQASWVTQGDKIAQLALFFGANDMGSTMIEENVVKSAGVDFMLPEQELRRLIETAGFEACQRDCYYTLL; encoded by the coding sequence ATGAGACTAGAACCAATTATTGACAAAATAAATGCAGGGCAGCGAATAGACGCCCGGGAGGCCCTTGACCTTTTTCATGGGGCTGATCTTTTAACCATGGGCCGACTGGCCAACCAGAAACGCTTTGATCATCACCCTGAACACCAAGTGACCTTTGTGGTGGACCGGAATATCAATTATACCAATATCTGTGTCTCCGGGTGCAGATTCTGCGCCTTTTATGCGGTTCCGGGCTCAGACAACGGGTATATCCTGAGCCAAAAAGAAATTGGGGATAAAATCCAGGAAACCCTGGATCTGGGTGGAACCCAGATCCTTTTGCAGGGCGGAATGCACCCGGACCTGGAGATCGATTTTTATGTGGACATGCTCGAGTTTATCAAAAAAAATTATCCCATCCACGTTCATGGATTTTCCCCTCCTGAAATTAATTTTATTGCCCGCAAATCAAAATTGACCATTGAACAGACCGTTGAAATCCTTAAAAAGGCCGGGCTTGACTCCATCCCGGGTGGGGGGGCTGAAATTTTGTGTGATGAGATACGTCAAAAAGCCTCCCCCAACAAATGCGGGGCTAAGGCCTGGCTTGAGGTCATGAGAAAGGCCCATAAGGCGGGTATGCGCTCCTCTGCCACCATGATGTTCGGTCATCTGGAACAAGATATCCACATCATTGAACACCTGGCAAAAATAAGGGCGCTTCAGGATGAAACCAAAGGATTTACCGCCTTTATCCCCTGGACCTTTCAACCCCAAAATACCCGAATCAATGTACCCAAAACCACCAGTGCAGAATACCTCAAGGTCCTGGCCCTAAGCCGTATCTTTCTGGACAATATCGATAATGTCCAGGCGTCCTGGGTCACCCAGGGAGACAAAATCGCACAATTGGCCTTATTTTTCGGGGCCAATGACATGGGATCCACCATGATTGAAGAAAATGTGGTGAAATCCGCCGGGGTGGATTTCATGCTCCCGGAACAAGAGCTTCGCCGCCTGATTGAAACCGCAGGCTTTGAAGCCTGTCAGCGGGACTGTTATTACACTCTTTTATGA
- the mqnE gene encoding aminofutalosine synthase MqnE produces the protein MEMPFMDDRLGHIYAKVRQGSRLSKEDGICLYETQDLLGLGQIADHARQARHGKKAFYIYNQHLNYTNICKNRCKFCAYAKDNGEKGSYIWSAEQIKKRLLERIDEPVSELHIVGGLNEDLDFNYFIDLLKTVKQVRPNATIKAFTCVEIDYLSNLSGLSLEQTVEKLRQAGLDMMPGGGAEVLNTRIHDALFPKKIGHKRWLKIVKTVHQAGIKTNATLLYGHIETMEERVDHLLALREIQDETQGFSAFIPLAFHSQNTKLDHLPPTTAMDDLKNIAVARLLLDNFDHIKAYWVMIGEALAQVALNFGADDLDGTIIEERITHTAGAKSAKGLPQKEMEKMIRRAGFEPVQRDSFYNPVKG, from the coding sequence ATGGAAATGCCATTTATGGATGACCGGCTTGGGCATATTTATGCAAAAGTCAGGCAGGGCTCCCGTCTTTCAAAGGAAGACGGGATTTGTCTTTATGAGACCCAGGATCTTTTGGGGCTTGGACAAATCGCAGATCATGCAAGGCAGGCCCGACACGGGAAAAAAGCCTTTTATATTTATAACCAGCATCTCAATTACACCAATATCTGTAAAAACCGGTGTAAATTCTGCGCCTATGCCAAGGACAACGGCGAAAAAGGGTCTTATATCTGGTCTGCAGAACAGATCAAAAAACGACTGCTGGAACGAATTGACGAGCCTGTGTCTGAACTCCACATTGTGGGCGGCCTTAACGAAGACCTTGATTTCAACTATTTCATAGACTTGCTCAAAACCGTAAAGCAGGTCCGTCCCAATGCCACCATCAAGGCCTTTACCTGTGTTGAGATTGACTATTTATCAAATTTGTCCGGATTAAGCCTTGAACAGACCGTTGAAAAATTAAGGCAGGCCGGACTGGACATGATGCCGGGAGGCGGGGCCGAGGTTCTGAACACCAGAATCCATGATGCCCTTTTCCCCAAAAAAATAGGCCACAAAAGGTGGCTTAAAATTGTCAAAACGGTTCACCAGGCAGGTATCAAAACCAATGCTACCCTTTTGTACGGCCATATTGAAACCATGGAGGAACGGGTGGATCACCTTCTTGCCCTCAGAGAAATCCAGGATGAGACCCAAGGGTTTTCAGCCTTTATTCCCCTGGCCTTTCATTCTCAAAATACAAAACTTGACCACCTGCCTCCCACCACTGCCATGGACGATCTCAAAAACATAGCTGTTGCCCGGCTGCTTTTGGATAATTTTGATCATATCAAAGCCTATTGGGTGATGATCGGAGAAGCCTTGGCCCAGGTCGCCCTGAACTTTGGTGCCGATGACCTGGACGGCACCATCATTGAGGAACGCATTACCCATACGGCCGGTGCTAAATCAGCCAAAGGCCTGCCCCAAAAAGAGATGGAAAAGATGATCAGGCGCGCCGGATTTGAACCTGTCCAGCGGGATTCCTTTTATAACCCCGTCAAAGGATGA
- a CDS encoding DNA topoisomerase I: protein MEPVPGSDASQEFVRNQLDKILAREITAFIDVDSNMAMMSFNLATISCITIIVEREREIKQYADFPPERYHRESFSSELVDIGLENDDHLKNAITSSMSAGFISTNEAGELKAEMAAFMMAGFLDSMFPGMQGMNLIAFVLQMNHEVNSGRKSLELAKQSFETSLKTRGVAVTRDHAEKRASEMVKGVHQESSAKSKQISAKLKGENLDRLSKLIKTRKKRTGEYREKLKIQDVFDKGPSKEEIEAQKREILQAEQEAKKAADLARQLAEKDEKIKESQDAAQELAQQLKRLEEKEKALETAREEARQAKEKAAQLEAKEAQMAEKEAQLKAMEERIRQMEEKEQLKAEQQSQQAKASQEDEDIESKIAAFEQDLAMPCPLCKIGKVEEKTTEKGKVFFSCTQRDCRFVSWEKPYHFECPLCKNPFLTETLTPSGEKGLKCPRAACAYTQNNLLEPSQHIAAAAEAAKPKKKKKIVRRKKRR from the coding sequence ATGGAACCCGTACCGGGCAGCGACGCCAGCCAGGAGTTTGTCAGAAATCAATTGGATAAAATCCTTGCCAGGGAAATCACAGCATTTATTGACGTGGATTCCAATATGGCGATGATGTCTTTTAACCTGGCCACCATTTCCTGCATCACCATTATTGTGGAACGGGAGAGGGAAATTAAACAATACGCAGATTTTCCACCTGAGCGGTATCATCGGGAAAGCTTTTCTTCGGAACTTGTGGATATTGGACTGGAAAATGACGATCACCTTAAAAATGCCATTACCAGCAGCATGAGCGCAGGATTTATCAGCACGAATGAGGCTGGAGAACTCAAGGCGGAAATGGCCGCCTTTATGATGGCAGGATTTCTCGATTCCATGTTTCCTGGGATGCAGGGAATGAACCTGATCGCCTTTGTTCTTCAGATGAATCATGAGGTCAATTCAGGGCGAAAAAGCCTGGAACTTGCCAAACAAAGCTTTGAAACTTCCCTGAAAACCCGGGGGGTTGCGGTCACCCGCGACCATGCTGAAAAACGGGCAAGCGAGATGGTCAAAGGCGTTCACCAGGAATCTTCTGCCAAATCAAAACAAATTTCCGCCAAGCTTAAAGGTGAAAACCTGGACCGGCTGTCAAAACTGATCAAAACCAGAAAAAAAAGAACCGGGGAATACCGGGAAAAGCTCAAAATTCAGGATGTCTTTGACAAAGGGCCGAGCAAAGAGGAAATAGAAGCTCAAAAGCGTGAAATTCTCCAGGCTGAACAAGAGGCAAAAAAAGCCGCAGACCTGGCCAGGCAGTTGGCTGAAAAAGATGAAAAAATAAAAGAATCCCAGGATGCAGCCCAGGAACTGGCCCAGCAGCTTAAACGTCTGGAAGAAAAGGAAAAAGCATTAGAAACAGCCAGAGAAGAGGCCAGGCAGGCAAAGGAAAAGGCAGCGCAATTAGAGGCCAAAGAAGCCCAAATGGCTGAAAAAGAGGCCCAGCTCAAAGCCATGGAAGAGCGGATCCGCCAGATGGAGGAAAAAGAGCAGCTCAAGGCAGAGCAACAGAGCCAACAAGCAAAAGCGTCACAAGAAGATGAGGATATTGAATCCAAAATCGCCGCCTTTGAACAGGATCTGGCCATGCCCTGCCCCCTGTGCAAAATTGGAAAAGTTGAGGAAAAAACCACTGAAAAGGGAAAGGTGTTCTTCTCATGCACCCAAAGGGACTGCAGATTTGTTTCCTGGGAAAAGCCCTATCATTTTGAATGCCCCTTGTGTAAAAATCCATTTTTAACTGAAACCCTTACCCCTTCGGGAGAAAAAGGTTTAAAATGTCCCAGAGCCGCCTGTGCCTATACCCAAAACAACCTGCTGGAACCCAGCCAGCATATAGCAGCGGCAGCAGAGGCGGCAAAACCCAAAAAGAAAAAGAAAATCGTAAGAAGAAAAAAGAGGCGGTAA
- a CDS encoding ParA family protein has product MSKVLTISGPTGGSGKSVTALNLSVSLGLYEKKVLLVDCDPQGCVSEWSGVNTTDYPFDLASVLNGKASLMEAISKTEFNNLDILPAGFSLFGVSLKLSRLAANEKILRLLMEEIQMDYDFILLDCPSSYGFLSIAAQTASDWLVAALVPRPNWIKDFYALLKSIQYIRHTHDTPLKIAGILFNRCDATKDFQIGLSHQNLSDTRDLVYATMIPGDRAVEKAIDQKNPLALYDIKSPAAQAYLALAREIISGPNPK; this is encoded by the coding sequence ATGAGCAAAGTATTGACAATTTCAGGACCGACAGGCGGATCGGGTAAAAGCGTAACCGCCTTAAACCTGTCGGTTTCCCTGGGACTATATGAAAAAAAAGTACTGCTGGTTGACTGCGATCCCCAGGGATGCGTATCAGAATGGTCCGGGGTAAACACTACGGACTATCCCTTTGATCTGGCTTCGGTACTCAACGGCAAAGCCTCTCTCATGGAGGCCATTTCAAAAACAGAATTCAACAACCTGGACATTTTACCGGCCGGATTCAGCCTGTTTGGGGTATCATTAAAGTTGTCCAGGCTGGCTGCCAACGAAAAAATTCTAAGGCTGCTGATGGAAGAGATCCAAATGGATTATGATTTCATTCTTTTGGATTGCCCCTCTTCCTATGGATTTTTAAGCATTGCAGCACAAACCGCATCTGACTGGCTTGTTGCAGCCCTGGTCCCGCGCCCGAATTGGATCAAAGATTTTTACGCCCTGCTCAAATCCATTCAGTATATCCGGCACACCCATGACACCCCCTTAAAAATTGCAGGAATCTTGTTTAACCGGTGTGATGCCACCAAGGATTTCCAAATTGGATTATCCCATCAGAACCTTTCAGACACCCGTGACTTGGTCTATGCCACCATGATCCCGGGCGACAGGGCGGTTGAAAAAGCCATAGACCAAAAAAACCCCCTTGCCCTTTATGATATCAAATCCCCGGCTGCCCAGGCATATCTGGCACTGGCCCGGGAAATCATATCAGGGCCTAACCCCAAATGA
- a CDS encoding SUMF1/EgtB/PvdO family nonheme iron enzyme has protein sequence MGNVTITLAGISEVVENLGYRSGSVKQRAIQAIQFYYRSEESINEVVSIDTDTLIRQIWDVGDDFSKIRSKRRNFSSLKSSINSDLKKLAKKELNSENLTLTETNTFDMTEEAKTSLLHSFTDAVQTGDLDLAKATDILKAVTDFLKDIDISASQDESIDIINQIKQVLGKLGTRILEEDQDVEEIEVDEDAEEIEIDEDEEIEEVEIDEDEDLEEVDELDEEELEALEAFRNARELAEQFDDTLGEREKKFNAYVKIPEGIYTIGTQKALKSSLTLQEFEMPLVYMGKYPVTNALFEIFIEHTGYVITAEKKGFGVVYYSRYEKKGDTASWKNQAGSKDVKGACWYQPSGPGSTLHDKRNHPVVQVSVEDAFAYASWIGRRLPSEAEWEAAARTDLGYKYPWGNQFDIKALNIEKTERSQTSPVDFYDAHANEFGMTDMLGNVMEWTADMELPPFKTREKRPYNVAKGGGWNGLENITISSRGLFVPDFTANTIGFRCLSELFQ, from the coding sequence TTGGGCAATGTAACCATCACATTAGCAGGTATCAGCGAGGTTGTTGAGAATCTTGGCTATAGATCCGGATCTGTCAAGCAAAGGGCCATCCAAGCCATTCAATTCTATTATCGCTCTGAAGAAAGTATCAATGAGGTCGTGTCCATTGATACCGACACCCTGATCCGGCAGATATGGGATGTTGGGGACGATTTTTCTAAAATCAGATCAAAGCGGAGAAATTTTTCCAGTTTAAAGTCTTCAATCAATTCAGACTTAAAAAAACTGGCGAAAAAAGAGCTTAATTCTGAAAATCTGACCCTAACCGAGACCAATACCTTTGACATGACCGAGGAGGCAAAAACCAGCCTGCTCCACTCCTTTACCGATGCCGTCCAGACAGGAGATCTGGATTTGGCCAAGGCCACGGATATTTTAAAGGCCGTGACTGATTTTTTAAAAGATATTGATATTTCCGCTTCCCAGGATGAATCCATTGATATCATTAACCAAATTAAACAGGTCCTTGGTAAACTTGGCACCCGTATTTTAGAAGAAGACCAAGATGTTGAAGAAATTGAGGTGGATGAGGATGCCGAAGAAATTGAGATCGACGAAGATGAAGAGATAGAAGAGGTCGAGATTGACGAGGATGAGGACCTTGAGGAAGTTGATGAGCTGGATGAAGAAGAACTTGAGGCGCTGGAGGCCTTTCGAAATGCCAGGGAGCTTGCCGAACAATTTGATGATACCCTGGGTGAAAGAGAAAAAAAATTCAACGCCTATGTGAAGATTCCAGAGGGGATTTATACCATTGGCACTCAAAAGGCCCTGAAATCCAGCCTCACACTTCAGGAATTTGAGATGCCCCTGGTCTATATGGGAAAATATCCAGTGACCAATGCCCTGTTTGAAATTTTTATCGAACATACCGGATACGTGATCACGGCTGAGAAAAAAGGCTTTGGCGTGGTTTACTACAGCCGTTATGAAAAAAAGGGGGATACGGCATCCTGGAAAAACCAGGCAGGATCCAAAGATGTCAAAGGCGCCTGCTGGTACCAGCCGTCAGGTCCGGGGTCCACACTCCACGATAAAAGAAATCATCCGGTTGTCCAGGTGAGTGTGGAAGATGCCTTTGCCTATGCCTCATGGATCGGGCGCAGGCTTCCTTCCGAGGCGGAATGGGAAGCTGCTGCAAGGACGGATCTGGGGTATAAATATCCCTGGGGAAATCAATTTGATATCAAGGCTTTGAATATTGAAAAAACCGAACGTTCCCAAACAAGCCCTGTGGACTTTTATGATGCCCATGCCAATGAATTCGGCATGACGGACATGCTGGGCAATGTTATGGAATGGACCGCTGATATGGAATTACCCCCCTTTAAAACCAGGGAAAAGCGGCCTTACAACGTCGCCAAGGGAGGGGGCTGGAATGGGTTGGAAAACATTACCATAAGTTCCCGGGGATTATTTGTTCCAGATTTTACCGCCAATACCATCGGGTTCAGATGTCTTTCTGAATTATTTCAATAG